The window TTTCAGGAGCACCAAAGATAAGGGCTATGGAAATAATAGAAGAGTTTGAAAAAGAAAGAAGAGGATTTTACGGAGGAGCAGTAGGTTACATCAACTTTAACGGGGATATGGATACCTGCATCACAATAAGGTCGCTTATGCATAAAAATGGGGAATATATATATCAGGCTGGAGCTGGAATAGTGTTGGATTCTGTGCCAGTAAATGAATATATGGAGTGTAGAAATAAAGGGGCTGCTATAACAAAGATTTTTAGGGGGGAATAACTGATGATACTTTTGATAGATAATTATGATTCATTTACCTACAACTTATATCACCTTATAGGGGAGCTTCACAGGGATATAAAAGTAGTGAGAAATGACAAAATCACAATAGACGAGATAAGAAAACTCAATCCAGATGTAATAGTATTGTCGCCTGGACCAAAGGCCCCAAAAGATGCAGGTATATGTCTAGAGGTTGTAAAAAAGTTATATAAGGAATATCCTATCCTTGGAATATGTCTTGGGCATCAGACTATCGGAGAGGCTTTTGGAGGAGATGTGGTCATCGCCAATAAAGCTGTTCATGGAAAAGTTTCTTATATAAAACATACTGGAAAAAGTATATTTAAGGGCTTAGAACAGGATGTTCAGATAGCTAGATATCATTCACTTATTGTTGAAAAAGACAGTATGCCTGAAATCTTGGAAATATTGGCAGAAACAGATGAGGGTGAGGTCATGGCTGTAAAACATAAAAACTACCCTGTGGTGGGACTGCAGTTTCATCCAGAGTCTATAAATACCCCAAAAGGGAAAGAAATGATGAAAAATTTTTTGGAAGAGGTGATGTAAATGAGCGATGTATATAGAAAATTGTTGGACGGAAATAGTCTTACTTCAAAAGAGATGTACAGTCTTATGGAGGATATATTTGATGGTAAATTATCTGAAGTACAGACTGCCTCTATACTCACAGCCCTCAAAATAAAAGGAGAAACCTCCCAAGAGATAATCGGTGGTGCCACCTTTATGAGAGACAGGGCCATAGCCTTTGAAAATGACCAGAACTCCTTTGATCCAGTAGGTACAGGTGGAGACGGAATACACAGTATCAATATATCCACAGGAACGGCTTTTATAGCTGCAGCAGCTGGAATAAGAGTTATAAAACATGGAAACAGATCGGTTTCTAGTAAGTCTGGAAGTGCTGATGTACTTCAAAGCCTGGGAATGGATCTGACTACAAATAAAGAAAAGATGAAAAAAGCCTTGGAAGAGACAGGAATGTCCTTTTTGTTTGCCCCTATATACCACCACAGTATGAAGCAGGTGGCAGGTATCAGAAAGGCTATGGGTGTGAGAACAATATTTAATATTCTCGGTCCTCTTGCCAATCCAGGTAAGGCCAATCACATGCTTTTAGGAGTATACGATAAAAAACTCATGGATAATATGGCAGATGCTCTTATAAAAATGGGATGTAAGAGAGCTCTTATTGTCCACGGTATGGAAGACGGAGCCGACGAAATATCAATAACAGGTAAAACAAGAGTTGTCGAAGTTGAAAACGGAAGAATAAAAGAGTATGAGATATTCCCGGAAAATTTCGGACTTAAAAGAGCCACTCTTGAGGATATAAAAGGAGGAGATCCTGATGAAAACAGACAACTCCTTATCGATGCCCTTTCGGGAAAAGAAAGAGGTGCCAAAAGAGATGTTCTGCTTTTAAATGCAGGAGCGGCACTTTTTATCAATGGAAAGACAGAAAATATAACTGAAGGTGTGA is drawn from Ilyobacter polytropus DSM 2926 and contains these coding sequences:
- a CDS encoding anthranilate synthase component II, with translation MILLIDNYDSFTYNLYHLIGELHRDIKVVRNDKITIDEIRKLNPDVIVLSPGPKAPKDAGICLEVVKKLYKEYPILGICLGHQTIGEAFGGDVVIANKAVHGKVSYIKHTGKSIFKGLEQDVQIARYHSLIVEKDSMPEILEILAETDEGEVMAVKHKNYPVVGLQFHPESINTPKGKEMMKNFLEEVM
- the trpD gene encoding anthranilate phosphoribosyltransferase, coding for MSDVYRKLLDGNSLTSKEMYSLMEDIFDGKLSEVQTASILTALKIKGETSQEIIGGATFMRDRAIAFENDQNSFDPVGTGGDGIHSINISTGTAFIAAAAGIRVIKHGNRSVSSKSGSADVLQSLGMDLTTNKEKMKKALEETGMSFLFAPIYHHSMKQVAGIRKAMGVRTIFNILGPLANPGKANHMLLGVYDKKLMDNMADALIKMGCKRALIVHGMEDGADEISITGKTRVVEVENGRIKEYEIFPENFGLKRATLEDIKGGDPDENRQLLIDALSGKERGAKRDVLLLNAGAALFINGKTENITEGVKLAGKLIDDGIVMETVNSFIEKVK